The segment gtattatgtaaaaaaaaaaatctatcctgAAGTGTGTTGTTCTGCTTATATCATAGTTATTTACAGACATTtacaattatttctttattaatcaATGATCCATAGTTCTTTGAAactgtttgtatttttacatttgttgcGGAACCTTTGCAAATCTAATTAGTTCCTgttcttatttaaattatagcaactatAAACAGTCATTCCCTCAACAgacagttgattttttttgtttccagctTTTTGTGGTCTTGGCTTTTTATGGAGATTTGTGTGCATGGCTAAAAGTAAATCTGCTATactgtaaacatactgtactttgcACTTTCAAAATGGATAAAATTTATCAACATACAAGCATGAGTGAAAGGAAAATTAGTAAATTTCGTGTTAATTTTTAGGTGTGTGATTGAACCCTTTAAACCcaattaactttattttattcataaagagTTTTATAAATGAGCGACAGTCCATATAAATTGTGATTTTGTCTGTTCTCTCTTGTTTTCCTCTGGCAGGTGGTTTTATCAGGGTCCGAACCCTCATACCAACTCTCCAGACTGGCTTTTCACCACCTCATACTGGAATCGAGATTATTCCCAAGTCCCTGATATTTACTGAGATGATTCTCGCTAACTGGGCCATGTGGGATATTTGTATGATACACTTTTTTCTTAGATGGAACACATTTATCATACCTGCAAGTTCcctgtatattatttatttttttaagattaacaAATTTCTTACTTAATTATTCATGCAAATAAATTAGCAATTTCATCCAGTAATGTAAAAACAATGGTGTTGGTTACTATAGCTCCCTCTAAGTAATCAATATCATAACTATTATAAGGGTAGAAATTATAGATTTTGTGTGGTTGGATTggcgaggggggggggggtgttggcaATTAAATGATTGAGACAATATGACAATTCTCTTTTTCTAATCCATTCCAGACACTACTAGTTTTTAATTATATGATGTACTAAatgttgtattatttatttcagaGCTCTTTTATGCTTTACTTTTTCATTAATtaactaaattttttaaatactatttaATGCAGACATGCAGAGTTACACATGCTTCTATAAGTTCTAGTTTTGTTCTAAATAACATGATtaactattattttattgtttgtctCATAGTGATGTGTAGTCActaattattgtgtgtgtgttgtgagagaATCTTATTTATAAAAACCTAATAATGTGAAATATGACTTCCCTATATGCAGATTATTTTAACTCAGTTATTTTAACCAAGTTGGTGAGGTTGTGATGGATCTTTTAAAATGCTCGCTGCATTTGATTTTAACACAGAGGCAGTTTAAATTGTAATACTGctttttaaatgtgaattattatttgttgttgttttgtgttcTTCATGTGGTTGTATAGCCGGATTTAACATGCCTGCTGAATAAAACCCTAAGGAGACCAAAGTAGATTATTGTCATTAAAGTCACAGTGAAAAATAAGACTTGCTGTCATCTAATCAAATTTTACTAATTCATTTTTAAGAAATACTGTTGACATCCTCATCAGGATGGCAGTGGGTATAGAGCTCCCAGGGACACTGGTTGTGAGATGAAAATCCACACTTACTATGACAGTATTATCATACACACTTATTCTTACCAAGTggtcatttagagttaccaatCCActtatacagctcaaaacctgttttaagaggaGAGAAACCAACGGAAACCCACATTAAGAACATGCAAAGCTCCACATAGGTTGGGGTATAATGCAATAACATCTATATCTAGGCTTTATTTATGTTGAATCAAGGATCCAAGCTGAGGTTCTGTACATTGGCTGGTAAGTCTAAATGAACTCCTTTagcagcagaggtacgttttgggCCGCATGAGATGCAGTTGtacatggtgcttgatgggtttagcAAATGcagcacttgacaatactgttcttgcaagaacctgagttacttaattacctaatgccatatttgttatagttttatatatacatacatacagtatatgctgctttgcgacaatgacacttgttaaaagcactgtacaaataaaattgaattaaattgaacacAAGTTTATCTCTGAACTGTTTGGTATTTcattgggcttcatgatgctgtttcttCAGTAATGTTCTCTAAAAAACATCTAAGGGCTTCACAGAAccgctgtatttatactgaaattaaattacacataGGCGGACTCTATTTACTAATAAAGTGACTTCTGAAGACAGTTGGTTTTACTGGATTTTATTTAGGGGTATCAAAGTAAAGGCGgcggaatacaaatgcacaccacacttttcggaattatatttgtaaaaaattgttaaaatcattcatcattttccttccactttacaattatgtgccactttgtgttggactatcacataaaatcacaataaaatgcatttatgtttgtggttgtgacaatgttttttttttttacagaacatGCAAAACATGCCTTCTACTGTTAACTGTACAATAAACGGTACCTAAGAATGTAAATATttggattaaattattaaacattaagcgtttttttttgtaaaaagacactaaagtaGCATAGTTTTGTTGGGGGGATAAAATTAAACTACTTAttccttttcttatttttttatatatcttttttttatcacagaTATAAATTTAACTTATTGTGTAAAAACGCATGAGAATTAGCTAATTAAGAATGACCTAAACCCACTTTCATTTTACATgtaattaaagaaaacatttttttcaacagAGTTGCTGTTAATATTAATACCTGAAATATATTGACAGAGTCAATATATCTCCAGAAGAGGATTTTGTAATTGAATAGTTATATTTGACACTCACAGGTcaaagaggtgtgtgtgatgttcagaTTTGTCCTCATATCCTTAACGAAGGATTTAAAATAGCCCCGGTTTTGTGTTTGCTCCATTAGGACGTGGATCAGGGGTGTGTGGATGAGTTCATGACCTCACCTTTTTACATCTGATCCCTTTCTCTTTCCtgtcattaattttttattaaactctgATCGCAGAGGTATAAAAGTATAAAGATGAGCTTGGATTTCTCACACAGCTCCAGTTATATCAGTCTAAATCCAGTCACGGTGACCATCAGCATCATGAGCAACGAGCGTCTCCTGATTCTTACTCTCACATGCTTTGTCTTTGTCTGGGTCGGAAACTGTGAAGATTTAATTGAGAGTCGTTCAATTGAAGATGACATCAAGGCTCAAGAAGAAAAAGAGCTggtgagagttttttttatttattttatttttaaacaaattacatttgcattttaccttttttaaacatgactttTCTGAAATTGGAGGCTGTataaagatgctttaaaaactatttttgtttgttttgatacTGTAGATTGAAGCTCTTCAAGAGGTCCTTGAAAAATTAAGGAATAAACAAAATCCATCCACAGAGAAGAGGTTAGGCTGGGTTCCTTCGGtgagagaatatatatatactatatgtgTGTACTggatatgtgcgtgtgtgtgtgtgtttgtaacttacaagattatttttactttaaaacaacatGACCTAAAGGCGTAATTCAAACTCTGTAAATTTGACATTTACATGTAAGACTAATACttcatttcttaatatttaattagctcatcataagtaaaatataatgtaaatatacaatACTTGCCAAGAAATTCTACAATGCATGCTGGTCTAAACAGGCATTTGCAAAGAAAGCAGGCTAAATGTTAGCAAATTTACTGTCTGCCTACATACCACCCTGTAGATATATCTgtcatttctgtggcagttacttaaaGGGTCAGGTTGCCAGTTTGATGCCTGGTTGTGAGTCGCACATTATGGGCATTTTGGGAAGACCAGATAGCCTaacctgaatgtctttggactgtgggaggaaaccggagtccctggaggaaacccaccaactgCAAGGAGTCTATTCCACTGATGTATATTGTTATAGTGCAGTTATTGCCTgaatgagagaaaaagagacctttaagatttattatattatatagtctattatatatatatttaaaacattagtttTATCCTCCCATAAGTTTCTGTCCGTATTCATGCATGCTCTCTGTTAGGTGTTATGTTCATATTAAgcaagaatattttttatacatgtatGAGAGGTTTGTATCGTAAAGTTTGTATAATGGTTAAGTGATCTAATGTTCATTAAACATCTCATGCAAATAgctatttaaaataatgcaatatgatttagatttaaattatgagttgaatctaatctaatttaaaactGTGTATATTTGATATGATGTTTTACTCTCCAGACACACCACCATAATACACACGGTGGTACACACACAGTGGTACACATACAGAGGCTATGATTCCTTCACAGAACTGACATCTACACACAGAGAGGCTATGTATGATTTATGAAGACTGATTATTTAAACCTTCATGTATTTAATGTTTCAGTGTGATGCAGGGGAGCAGTGTGCCATTCGCAAAGGTGCTCGTTTTGGGAAGGTGTGTACCTGTCCTGGTGGAACCACGTGCAGCTTTTCCATTCTGAAGTGTTTGTGAGACGATGTGACCTTTCTTCTTCACTACGTCTTTTAACTTGTAAATAGTGGCATCCATAACTAAAATAAaggcattttataaatattacctTTTCATCTGCGTTCTTATGGTATGTCAGAAGATCTGACCAACTGAGGCGATTTGTTTTATACAGGTTTATAATCCAGTCTTACATTTGGTGGTTAACGATCTTACTTTAGGACCTAAAAGTGGCACTCTACAGTTCCTGAGATTTAAACTGATGGTGACAAGAGCATTTTATGAAACCTACAAACAGCTGAAAGCATCTTGTGTAAAAAGACAGCcttttgttggaaaaaaaaagcaatgacaAGGTGGTGCAGTGAAGAAATGTTACTGTTATGTTTGATGACTATGACAGCATGCCTTGAAGGCTTTAAAAAAAGGGGTATACAttcatatacatatactgtatatataacacACTCCGCATAGTCTAAATCTAATTTAGAAATAGATGAACAATGTGCTATTATTTAATGAAGACAAACTTATAATAATCAATATGGTgaaccttatttatttaattatttttagtttttagttattttgtCCTTTTgaaatgagtctccagtgtcagtgctttttaATCACACATTTTCCACTACAatgtgtttttcagtttttctgtgACATTACAagatgtgtttaaatttttttttaaatgtttaaaaagcatcTGACCAGATTCAGCGCTTAGACACCACTAGATGGGGCAAAATGAATAGTATTTAAAGCTGTGTGGGCCATAAATTTGCAGAcagtaagaaataataaaatattaatattgttaaaagtttaaaaaacttttagatGGAGTTTAGATTTTAAGTGTTAAATTCAGTTGTTGCCTTAAAACTCCATGGACCAGGAATTAAGGTGGTGATGTTTTTTCACCCCATCCTTGGCAAACCATTTCTTTATGAATCTCGGTTTGTGCACAAGGCATTGTCATGATGAAACAAGTTTAGGCCTCTTTGTTTCAGTGAAGGGAAATTTcaatgctacagcatacaaaaaCATTCTATACAATTGTGTGGATCAACCTCTGTGGCAGCAGTTTGAAGAGACATACATATGGGTGTGACAGTCAGGGTTAGATATTCTGTAGGTTTGAAAAAACATGTACGAGATCATATATGCAGACTGGATAATCTGCAGTGGTGACACCTAATGTAAGCAGTTAAAAGACATAGAACATAGACAAgaacatatttaattattacacaAAATACCAAATACCATAAGTTTCCTAAATTCCTTGAATTCCAGATGACTCTTTAACAGATGTGCAGTGCACTACATATGGTGTAATAGGCACAGTTTATCTTAAAACACAGTGACCTTGATGATGCAGTGCTGAAACAGCAAACGTTGCATCAGAAAAGAGGAACAGGAGTTGAAAATATATTTGAAATGACTGGTCTAACTTatgcaagaaataaaacactccatTTCTTGCTGTTATCAGAAAATATTCAATGACAAGATGGTGTCATGaacaaatgttattattaacactttaaggatttcatttttttctattacagCATGTTCTAAAGTGTTGTATTTGACAACAAATGATTACAATTAATTACATCGAAGTGATGTACAATGACATCATTAAGGAATTAATCTTCATAATTTTACAATTATGTTTATTGCACTGAGAGATACAGTAGTTGCCTTTGTCACTTATGGCATGATATGTAAGATAAAGTAAACTTCAAAAATAGGTTAAagaatattatataatgtaatattaacAGGCGgaacggtggcttagtggttaggactgtcgccttgcacctccagggtctgggtttgattcccatctcgggTTTCGTCGGGGTAccttgggtttcctcccacagtccaaagacgtgttTAAATTGctaatagtgtgtaaatgaacaTGCAAGTGTGCATGGATTGGCACTGTGTCTAGGGTGTACCTTACCTAAGTtacctgggatgggctccaggccccctgcggcCTTGTAAAccggataaagtggtatagacaatgagtgagtaattATAACAATTACAATAATGCATTTATTGAGGTACAAAAGTTCAGTAAAACCAATAAACGGGGGTTTTAATTTTagacaaataaacaatattgtttaCTGGTAATGAATCtccattgtttttctttagtaCTACTACCACGTTTGGAAAAAGTCTAAATCAACGAGAACTTCCATATAGAATCTGACCGTCATTTCTGTGAGATTCGATTGGCTCAAATGTCCTGTCAATCATCTTGTTCACGCCTCCTCTTATAAATAAGGGGCGTGGTTGCTGCGCCTCATTCGACTAAAACTTCTCAACATGGCGTCGCAGCGCATCGACGGAGTGAACAGGATGGAAAACGCCAGCGCAACTTCATCCCATCCCGGTTTTAGCAGTGATAAATATTCTTTACTGGTCGTGGTCGGGGAGCACACCGCTGACGGCTCTGTGGAGTACCTAGTTTCGGAGATTGAACGAGGTAAAGTTGCTGTTTTCTTCCTGATAAATCGTTGCAGGGAGTCAGGAGGCAGCaaggcttttttgttttttttgggtttgATCCGATTTACAGGTGATGGGCAGTGAAGAGTTTAGGCTCACTTACAAAACAACATCGGCtccattttgcatttttaataggATGTAAGACCTTTTTGGCTTTACACAGACATGCCCCAAAGATAACACTCGTTCTGAGATAGCTGGCGGAATCCTAAACTGTCTTTATTTGAGACTAGGGCACTAAAGCAGAAGCGCTGTCGTAGGGCGCACTGTGtagtgcacatactgtactgtacataccacAGGCCAGACTGAGTGTGGAGCTGTAGATAGAATGCATTAGTTTTTATAGACTATAGAAAACACTACTCTTACCCTCTGTAGTCATCTCTGTTTATGATTTGGTGTTCAGTCTGTGAGaaggaataaaatgttttggctggACTTTTGTTTCAGGAGGGAATGAATGAAACTAACTGATTTCAAGGAAATTTCAGGGTATTATGCATTGCAAAATAGTTATGGTTTTAAGACATGCTGGTCCAGGAAAACAACCTTGGTGATGCAGAATTTTTTTGTGGCTGTCAGTTCATTGATATGATTGTAATCTAttctatttagattttttaaaaatatttggatATTTTTGCATTCTAAGCTCTTATAAAATAATTTcctcaaataatttattattcgacttatttatttttttgatgattCATCCTGTACTAGTCTTGTTTATCTAATTAAGCTCTCTGGAGCGTGTATGTCCCGCCCCTGGTGCTGTGTCTTGCTTTACAGTAGCTGCTGACTATCAGTACACATGGTATATCAGTGTGTTGTTGCCTGTCTGTCTTCCTACACGCTATTCGTATTCCAAAGCACTGCTTGTTAAAGAATAAACAGTTAGAGGTTATACATTCGGAAGATAGGGGCGTTTGTTATGCGCCGTTTCTTCTGCGTGAGAAGGTACAACCTCTAATCTGTCCCTCGTACACTGTCAGGGCTTCCTCATTAGTAAGAGTCATCCGTATCTCTTTCTCAATCTCTCAGACACGTCACATGGCTTTTGATGACAACCCTGTGGCTCTTTGTTTTCATCCCCATTGCTGACACTGAATttgcagctcacacacacacacacacatgcagcatATCTCCAAAAACAAATCTCAACATCTAGGATCTTGTCATGGTTAAAGAGGTTGGGCGTGGGTGAAGGTGGCATTGAGAAATcctacacagcaaaaaaaaaaaaaaaaaggacttttatTCATGTTGCTTTTCACTATATTTAGCTAGTTTGCTATACTGCAGACAGGCTTGTTGAACTTGAGTAGAGGTGTGGAGTCTCTCAAATACTATTGGCTGTTTTGGCAAGCACATCAACACACCATCCCTCTTTTTCCTGTTTCAGGAAATGTGTCAAATGATGGCTCTCAAACTATTTTGAAACAATTTCATAGTTTggcataaatattaaattattatttattatatatatccTTAATAACGTAACATGCACATCTGAAAACATGGTTTATATGTGCAGTGCATCATTTTACACAGAGTCCTGACAGGAAACTGCTGAGTCGACGTGTCCTCCCCTCGACTCCACTGTTCTTATAATGAACAGCAGGAACGCTGAAGCTGGGTCGCTTGAATATAATTTTAACCATGTGGTAGACCACAGCTTTCATGCAGAACAGTTCTAAAATGCAAGTCATATGAATTctgttgtttttgtaattttctaATGAAAttggtttaaaacaaatcatttaaactTGGAGTAACCTTTACCAGATGATGAAAGGAATAATTGAAACCAGGGTACTTTGACATTCCCACTAGCAGGCTGGGTCAGGTTGGGTGTGGCCGGAGAAACGTTGTTTTTGATTCTAATAAAAAGTAGTGTAGGATATATGTACActaatcagccaaaacattaaaaacacctCGGTTTTGCTTCCTTTTGTGAAAaccagggcagctctggccccttgggGAGTGGCTCCACAGGACCTCTGGTGGTGTAATGTGTTGTTTGGCATCAGGACTTTGGCAGCAGATTGTTCAGGCGCTGCGGGTTGCGGCGTAGGGCCTCCATAGGTCTGAATGTTTGTCCATTGCCTGATCGGATTGGGATTTGGGGAGTTTGCAGACCAGGTCATCTGCCCTGGGCACTTTGCCTGCTGAGCCCTGTGTATTAAGAGCTGTTGTGCATTAGGTGTTCTGGTGCTTTTCTATCATGACAGTGCGGTTTCTACTGCATTGACTTGACTGCATTGTGGGAAGGACTGGACAAGCTGGTCTTTGGGCCCCGTGGGTTTGAGTGAACACTACCCCGTGGGTATGAGTGAGAGTGTTTGCAGACCAAGTCATCTGCCCTGGGCGCTTTGCCTGCTGGGTCCTGTGTATTGTGAGCTGTTGTGCATTAGGTGTTCTGGTGCTTTTTTATCATGACAGTGCAGTTTCCATTGCATtgacttgactttttttttgtgggaagGACTGGACAAGTTGGTTTTTGGGCCCCGTGGGTATAAGTGAACactgggtgcccatgatcctgtcaccagtttacttatttgtttatttatgtggtGATTGGTATTGTTCAGTTCAGCTTTTGATGGTGTTTTGGCTAATTGATATATGTCTTGTAAAGTGAAGTAGTTAATCATGAATAAGATTCACACtaatctgtttttcttttgtttgattTGCAAAGCAATCAAACTTATTACTTACTAGAGGCACCACGATTTCTGTTACTTCCTTACAAGCATTTTTTCTTGGTCTCTGTATGCATTTAACAAAAGGTCTTTATAAGACTACATGTAACTGCAGCAACATCATCACACAAGCTCCTTAAGATGGTATGTGGAATTATCTGAGGCGattgtttgtactgtatttttttgttagcaGTATTGTATCTAGCTCGGATCAGATGTtactaatgtaatgtaaaaacatATAGCATAGTATTTAGCTAGTTTAACTGCATTAATACGAACTAAAAGAAAGAATTAGTTCATGATTTGTATCTTCTAACATTTCACTTTCTAAGATCACGCCCTCAACCAAAAGTTAGACTTTTATTGGTTTTCCAATcgctcattaaaaatgtttatggcGTCTGGCAGagacatttagtttttttgtctgtAAGTTCATCTGAAAGTAGACTGTGCATTATAAACAAAAGAGTTATATGACAGTTTTTCATCAAATGTTATTTTGAAGTTTAAATGTGCATCAAGCTCTGAATTTCTGTTGCCTAACCTGAGAAGCTAGTAAACAATCTGAAAGGGAAAAGGGGTGCAGAggttttaaggaaaaaataaaggaGAGAGCACTGTAGCTACAAAAAGGAAAGTAAAATACGAAGAAATAGGTGGAGTGAAATAAGTTGGAGCAGGATGGATTAGAACATGAGAGAGAGCTTAATATAGAGGGGGcaatgagagacagacagagaggaaaagaggagCGGGAGAGCAAGATGAGACTGGGTGACAGATACTCGACATGTAGAAAGACATgtagagagataaaaaaaatgaagggagggtgggagagagagaagaagagaagaaaagaccAGTAAGGGGACTCACGGGGAGGAAAGAGGAACAAAGATAGTGTCAAAAAATAGACATAATTGAAGGAGTGGAAGATGGAAAGAAAGTGATAATGAAAtaagaaaaggaaaggaaagagagaTGTGAGAGGGTAAGATAGTCAGTATGGCAGTGAGGAGAGATGTGCTAGAGAAAAAGACACAGGtaagaaaaaggagagagatggAAGATTAAGTCTGTTTCTATAAATACTGCAGCCGGTTTACGTCATTCTGGCTGATCCGAGCGAGAGAACATGACTTTGTCCTCCATGTTTGGTGAAGCTCCGCCTCCCACACTACACCCTGCTCCAGAGGCGAAAGCAAATTTTAGATGCCATTTCCTGTACTGGTAATAAGGCATCTGTTTGCCATTGATTTGGGTTCAGGGAATGTTAGTGGAAAATTATGGTTGGGAGGATTTTACAAACACACCACCACCTTGTGACTACAGTGCGTATGACTGCTCTGATAC is part of the Clarias gariepinus isolate MV-2021 ecotype Netherlands chromosome 15, CGAR_prim_01v2, whole genome shotgun sequence genome and harbors:
- the LOC128543355 gene encoding cocaine- and amphetamine-regulated transcript protein-like, translated to MSLDFSHSSSYISLNPVTVTISIMSNERLLILTLTCFVFVWVGNCEDLIESRSIEDDIKAQEEKELIEALQEVLEKLRNKQNPSTEKRLGWVPSCDAGEQCAIRKGARFGKVCTCPGGTTCSFSILKCL